In a single window of the Mauremys reevesii isolate NIE-2019 linkage group 3, ASM1616193v1, whole genome shotgun sequence genome:
- the FUT9 gene encoding 4-galactosyl-N-acetylglucosaminide 3-alpha-L-fucosyltransferase 9 yields MTSTSKGIFRPFLIIFIVLGCFMAFLLIYIKPTNSWISGPIESASSVLKMKSFFSTKSDYFNETTILIWVWPFGQTFDLTSCQTMFNIQGCHLTIDRSLYNRSHAVLIHHRDISWDLTNLPQQARPPFQKWIWMNLESPTHTPQKSGIEHLFNLTLTYRRDSDIQVPYGFMKVSTSPFAFEVPSKEKLVCWVVSNWNPEHARVKYYNELSKYIEIHTYGQAFGDYVNDKNLIPTISTCKFYLSFENSIHKDYITEKLYNALLAGSVPVVLGPSRENYENYIPADSFIHVEDFLSPRELAEYLLMLDKNNKLYLSYFNWRKDFSVHLPRFWESHACLACDHVRRHQEYKSIGNLEKWFWN; encoded by the coding sequence ATGACATCAACATCCAAAGGAATTTTCCGGCCATTTTTAATTATCTTCATTGTGCTGGGTTGTTTCATGGCATTTTTACTTATTTACATCAAACCAACAAACAGCTGGATCTCTGGTCCCATAGAATCAGCCAGCTCAGTTCTGAAAATGAAGAGCTTCTTTTCTACCAAAAGTGATTATTTTAATGAAACAACAATACTGATCTGGGTTTGGCCATTTGGGCAGACATTTGATCTTACGTCCTGCCAAACAATGTTCAACATCCAGGGGTGCCATCTAACTATTGACCGCTCACTATATAACCGATCTCATGCCGTCCTTATTCACCACAGAGATATCAGCTGGGATCTCACTAATTTACCTCAGCAAGCTAGACCACCATTCCAGAAATGGATTTGGATGAACTTGGAGTCTCCAACTCACACTCCTCAAAAGAGTGGCATTGAACACCTGTTCAACCTGACCCTGACTTATCGGCGTGATTCAGATATTCAAGTGCCTTATGGCTTCATGAAGGTTAGCACGAGCCCCTTTGCATTTGAAGTGCCGAGCAAAGAGAAGTTGGTATGTTGGGTTGTAAGTAACTGGAACCCCGAGCATGCTCGAGTCAAGTATTATAATGAGCTAAGCAAATATATTGAAATCCATACCTATGGGCAAGCATTTGGAGACTATGTGAATGATAAAAACTTGATTCCAACTATCTCCACTTGTAAATTTTATCTGTCCTTTGAAAACTCAATCCACAAAGATTACATTACTGAAAAACTTTACAATGCTCTTCTGGCTGGATCTGTGCCAGTTGTATTGGGCCCATCCAGAGAAAACTATGAGAATTATATTCCAGCAGATTCTTTCATTCATGTGGAAGATTTCCTCTCCCCAAGAGAGCTAGCAGAGTATCTTCTGATGCTTGACAAAAATAATAAGCTGTATCTTAGCTACTTTAACTGGAGGAAAGACTTCTCAGTGCATCTTCCTCGGTTCTGGGAATCACATGCATGCCTTGCTTGTGACCATGTAAGGAGACACCAGGAGTACAAGTCCATTGGAAATTTAGAAAAATGGTTTTGGAATTGA